The following are encoded in a window of Candidatus Cloacimonadota bacterium genomic DNA:
- a CDS encoding amidohydrolase — translation MNIILYNAYVYGYEGLNAVLIINNIIYHVGTLNECKQLANINTEEIDINQRCLLPAFTDAHTHFVELSKSRILVNLLNCHSIEDIESELIRYREYLTWPAQWILGGGWNRNKLTDPLALNKSVLDKVFPDRPVALFSRDYHAKLLNSKALQIAGWDRNTKDPPGGRFERMPDGSLSGVLFETATEMIDPFVKAPPMYAIVDGIKETVNGIYKFGLVGFHAMESHQSASLLQEAQKQGSRFRTCWHFQSNELDMMISAEKRSYEGNEFFKIGGLKLFGDGSLGSLTAAMFEPYPMDASNRGILRYKDEELYDVMEKAAQAGFASTIHAIGDRCVRQVIDTVLRLRKNPQYRNLFHRIEHVQSIRLCDIADLKKSNLFASLQPVHIANDIPMIHNSWEHIIEEVYAFRSMLQAQIPYAFGSDAPIETINPFLGIYSAIKRKHDTDPHKETLNEKESISVNEAIAGYTIGAATASCSHHLRGKIAKGFLADLIVIEDYRKLPEEYWLEARSLFTMIDGEIVLNDL, via the coding sequence ATGAATATTATATTATACAATGCCTATGTATATGGTTATGAGGGCTTAAATGCTGTCTTAATTATAAACAACATTATATATCACGTTGGCACTCTTAATGAGTGCAAACAGTTAGCTAATATAAACACAGAAGAAATAGACATTAATCAAAGATGCTTATTACCAGCTTTTACCGATGCGCATACTCATTTTGTAGAGCTTTCAAAATCCCGAATATTGGTCAACCTCCTCAATTGCCACAGTATTGAGGATATCGAGTCCGAATTGATTAGGTATAGAGAGTATCTCACTTGGCCTGCGCAGTGGATTTTAGGGGGAGGATGGAATCGTAATAAATTAACTGATCCCTTAGCTTTGAATAAATCAGTTTTAGATAAAGTATTTCCAGATCGACCGGTAGCGTTATTTAGTAGAGATTACCATGCCAAATTATTAAATAGTAAAGCCTTACAAATAGCGGGATGGGATAGAAACACCAAAGATCCTCCAGGGGGAAGATTTGAAAGAATGCCCGATGGCTCACTTAGCGGAGTATTATTTGAAACTGCTACAGAAATGATTGACCCCTTTGTTAAAGCTCCTCCTATGTATGCCATTGTTGATGGCATCAAAGAGACGGTTAACGGCATCTATAAATTTGGCTTGGTGGGTTTTCATGCAATGGAATCGCATCAAAGTGCCTCGTTATTGCAAGAAGCACAAAAGCAAGGCTCACGCTTTAGAACATGTTGGCACTTCCAATCTAACGAGTTGGATATGATGATTTCTGCAGAAAAAAGAAGTTATGAGGGTAACGAATTCTTTAAAATAGGAGGGCTTAAGTTATTTGGAGACGGCTCATTGGGTTCGCTTACGGCAGCAATGTTTGAACCGTATCCAATGGATGCAAGCAATCGGGGAATTCTTCGCTATAAAGATGAAGAACTATACGATGTTATGGAAAAGGCCGCCCAAGCTGGTTTTGCCAGTACGATTCATGCCATTGGAGATCGGTGTGTGCGTCAAGTTATAGATACCGTATTAAGATTACGGAAGAATCCCCAATATCGGAATCTATTCCATCGTATTGAGCACGTTCAATCTATTAGGCTGTGCGATATTGCGGATTTGAAGAAATCAAATCTGTTTGCTAGTTTGCAACCAGTACATATCGCCAACGATATTCCTATGATTCATAATTCTTGGGAGCACATAATCGAGGAAGTATATGCCTTTAGAAGCATGCTACAAGCTCAAATACCCTATGCTTTTGGTTCGGATGCCCCTATTGAAACCATAAATCCTTTCTTGGGGATATATAGTGCCATAAAACGCAAACATGATACAGATCCCCACAAAGAAACCTTAAATGAAAAAGAAAGCATCAGCGTTAATGAGGCTATAGCTGGTTATACTATCGGCGCTGCGACTGCCTCTTGTTCTCATCATTTACGGGGTAAGATTGCTAAAGGTTTTTTGGCAGATCTTATCGTTATAGAAGATTATCGCAAACTGCCCGAAGAATATTGGCTGGAAGCAAGATCGTTGTTTACTATGATAGATGGAGAAATTGTATTGAACGATCTGTAG